One Pseudoalteromonas marina genomic region harbors:
- a CDS encoding TonB-dependent receptor, with protein sequence MRAKKSILSLAVSLAMTTGLAVSAQVNAAQEQVNQTQAEQEQQNNKNDSFEKIVVTSQKRTQSLNEVPVAVSVLNSDQINSAFANNMEGLQSLVPSVSFRKGTTTRNSALTVRGIGTISFSIAAEPSVATVVDGVVLGRSGQAFADLYDVDRIEVLRGPQGTLFGKNASAGVVNITTKDPSYDTTGSIETSFYQDNEYRFKGVVSGGLSDDLAASLTVFKGKFDGYIDNVYNNEKVNGYDREGARAVFKYEPTDDLNVKFITEYYNADDDCCADLEALPSGRNPDSKAAPNSNGIVDGVADIDLDQRKVDHDYESRTIDKHSAFSVQVDKTIGDHTYTSITAQRSWDNTEFREGDFTSIAGDSNQPVFGVPFQLHDIGEQQWDQFSQEFRVTSNLSGPFNYVAGLFYWNMDSQRNFTRDASCQNNAGQLDSAMAFYAQNNLSGAELDAALADLDGYAQGLGVSCNANDIVSATAYMSTEFNNWAAFADGTYELSDDLTMLFGLRYTDDEVSYTHRRVSNDVYGRRGVGVRPATLNTDEQGKAEETNVSGRLGMQYDLGDGQMVYGTYSQGYKGPGFNIYYNFNPDNDGREIAPEESDAFELGYKYASSDFVFNFAVFKTEIEGFQANNFDCSDGTCITRLTNAGDVSTQGAEVDFMWAATDALTLTGGIAYIKAEIDEFNCPPEVAAGSCTDRSGLDVPFSPDLKYSLSADYFIETEHGFNVHVNGSYIYTDEQYSDLPNNVGEFNPAALLPDYGILNASVGLSFKDDAFRVSLIAKNLTDESYATTYSGDNFRYQIPRDAERYFGVSFKARF encoded by the coding sequence ATGAGAGCTAAAAAGTCTATCTTAAGCTTGGCTGTCTCGTTAGCAATGACAACTGGTTTAGCTGTTAGCGCGCAAGTTAATGCTGCGCAAGAACAAGTAAATCAAACGCAAGCGGAACAAGAACAGCAAAATAATAAAAACGATTCATTTGAAAAAATAGTGGTGACATCGCAAAAGCGTACACAAAGCTTAAACGAAGTGCCGGTTGCCGTATCGGTGCTAAATAGCGATCAAATTAATTCAGCGTTTGCTAATAATATGGAAGGTTTACAATCGCTTGTGCCGTCTGTGAGCTTTAGAAAAGGCACCACAACCCGTAACTCGGCGCTCACCGTGCGTGGTATTGGTACAATTTCATTTAGTATTGCTGCCGAGCCAAGTGTGGCAACGGTTGTTGATGGCGTAGTACTTGGTCGCTCTGGTCAAGCTTTTGCTGATTTATATGATGTAGACCGTATTGAAGTACTGCGCGGCCCACAAGGCACACTATTTGGTAAAAATGCCTCGGCTGGTGTGGTAAATATCACAACAAAAGATCCGTCTTACGACACTACCGGCAGTATAGAAACCTCGTTTTATCAAGACAACGAATATCGCTTTAAAGGCGTTGTAAGTGGCGGCCTAAGCGACGACTTAGCAGCAAGCTTAACCGTATTTAAAGGTAAGTTTGATGGTTACATAGATAACGTATATAACAACGAAAAAGTAAACGGCTACGACCGTGAAGGTGCGCGTGCTGTATTTAAATACGAACCAACCGACGACCTAAACGTTAAATTTATTACAGAATACTACAACGCCGATGACGACTGTTGTGCCGATTTAGAAGCCCTACCAAGTGGCCGTAATCCTGATTCAAAAGCGGCGCCAAACAGTAACGGTATTGTTGATGGCGTTGCTGACATAGACCTAGATCAACGTAAAGTTGACCACGACTATGAGTCGCGCACAATAGATAAACACAGCGCGTTTTCAGTACAAGTTGATAAAACCATTGGCGACCACACGTATACGTCAATTACTGCACAGCGCTCGTGGGATAACACCGAGTTTCGTGAAGGTGATTTTACCTCTATTGCCGGCGACAGCAATCAACCCGTATTTGGTGTGCCATTTCAGTTACATGATATTGGTGAGCAACAATGGGATCAGTTTTCACAAGAGTTTCGTGTAACGTCTAACCTAAGTGGGCCATTTAACTACGTGGCTGGTTTATTTTACTGGAACATGGACTCACAACGTAACTTTACTCGCGATGCCAGTTGCCAAAATAACGCAGGCCAGTTAGATAGCGCCATGGCGTTTTACGCGCAAAATAACTTGTCGGGTGCAGAGCTAGACGCAGCGCTTGCCGACTTAGATGGCTACGCACAGGGCTTAGGCGTTAGCTGTAATGCGAACGACATTGTGTCGGCTACTGCATACATGAGTACAGAGTTTAATAACTGGGCAGCTTTTGCAGACGGTACTTATGAGTTATCTGACGATTTAACCATGCTATTTGGCCTGCGTTATACCGATGACGAAGTATCGTACACGCACCGCCGTGTCAGCAACGATGTATATGGCCGTCGTGGTGTGGGTGTACGCCCTGCAACATTAAATACTGACGAACAGGGTAAAGCTGAAGAAACTAACGTATCGGGCCGTTTAGGTATGCAATACGATTTAGGCGATGGCCAAATGGTATACGGTACTTACTCGCAAGGTTACAAAGGGCCTGGCTTTAATATTTACTACAACTTTAACCCTGACAACGACGGCCGTGAAATAGCGCCGGAAGAGTCTGACGCGTTTGAACTTGGCTATAAGTATGCAAGCAGCGACTTTGTGTTTAACTTTGCAGTATTTAAAACCGAAATTGAAGGCTTCCAAGCAAACAACTTTGATTGTTCAGACGGCACCTGTATTACTCGCTTAACAAACGCAGGCGACGTAAGTACACAAGGTGCAGAAGTTGACTTTATGTGGGCCGCAACCGATGCACTTACGCTAACCGGTGGTATTGCTTATATTAAAGCCGAAATTGATGAATTTAATTGTCCGCCAGAAGTGGCCGCAGGCTCGTGTACTGACCGCTCAGGGCTAGATGTTCCATTTTCGCCAGACTTAAAGTACTCATTAAGTGCTGACTACTTTATTGAAACCGAACACGGCTTTAATGTGCACGTAAATGGCTCGTACATATACACTGACGAGCAATACTCTGACCTACCTAATAATGTAGGCGAGTTTAACCCAGCAGCCTTATTACCAGATTACGGTATTTTAAATGCAAGCGTAGGTTTATCGTTTAAAGACGATGCCTTTAGAGTATCGCTTATTGCTAAAAACCTAACAGACGAAAGCTATGCAACAACCTACAGTGGCGATAATTTCCGTTACCAAATACCGCGTGATGCAGAGCGCTACTTTGGTGTGTCGTTTAAGGCGCGCTTTTAA